A genomic stretch from Candidatus Woesearchaeota archaeon includes:
- a CDS encoding 30S ribosomal protein S2 gives MAEENMLVDSKAYLKSGIHIGTKFRTKQMAGFIYKTRPDGLSVLNLEKINDRLRVVANLLAQYAPEDILIISRRENGWRAVKLFGKATGAKFFAGRYPPGILTNPNLETFMETKVILVTDAWPDRNAVLDALKVGIPVIALCDTNNQINGIDLVLPCNNKGKKSLGLVFYVLAKEYLKARNVIQADDQMPISIDEFTAE, from the coding sequence ATGGCAGAAGAAAACATGCTTGTGGATTCCAAGGCATACTTGAAATCAGGAATTCACATCGGAACAAAATTCAGAACAAAACAAATGGCTGGTTTTATTTACAAAACACGACCAGATGGATTAAGCGTTTTGAACCTTGAAAAAATTAATGATCGCTTGCGCGTTGTCGCAAACCTTCTCGCGCAATACGCACCAGAAGACATTCTTATCATTAGTAGACGAGAAAACGGCTGGCGCGCAGTCAAACTCTTCGGGAAAGCGACTGGAGCAAAATTCTTCGCAGGGAGATACCCACCAGGAATCTTAACCAACCCAAACCTTGAAACATTCATGGAAACAAAAGTTATTTTGGTTACAGACGCATGGCCTGACAGAAACGCTGTTCTTGACGCACTCAAAGTAGGTATTCCTGTCATTGCATTGTGTGATACAAACAACCAAATTAATGGGATTGACCTTGTTTTACCATGCAATAACAAAGGAAAGAAAAGCCTTGGCTTAGTCTTTTATGTTCTTGCAAAAGAATACTTGAAAGCACGCAATGTTATTCAAGCAGACGATCAAATGCCTATCAGCATTGATGAATTTACGGCGGAATAA
- a CDS encoding TRAM domain-containing protein: MGGGASFAPVKVGEEMDVTIEAVGEKGDGICKKKGFVLFVPNTKQGDTVRIRVTKVLRKVGFAEVIGEAQGTPEPSSEQPAEAAPQEEEVPQGEESEDFGDEQQQEEQQ, encoded by the coding sequence ATGGGTGGAGGAGCATCATTCGCACCAGTGAAAGTTGGTGAAGAAATGGATGTTACCATCGAAGCAGTTGGAGAAAAAGGAGACGGTATCTGCAAGAAAAAAGGATTCGTACTTTTTGTTCCAAACACAAAACAAGGCGATACTGTTCGTATCAGAGTAACTAAAGTCTTACGAAAAGTAGGATTTGCTGAAGTTATCGGAGAAGCACAAGGCACTCCTGAACCATCTTCAGAACAACCTGCTGAAGCTGCTCCACAAGAGGAAGAAGTTCCTCAGGGAGAAGAAAGCGAAGATTTCGGCGACGAACAACAACAAGAAGAACAGCAATAA